The nucleotide window GTATGAGTATGATCCGTGACGGTAACCACTTGCAGTTAGGATACGATCCACTTTTTCACGAATCAGTGGAATGCTTTGAACCGCTTGGTTGTATACCGCCGACGTGTAAAGGCCAGTGAAGCGGTGCTCACCGATCACTTTGCCATTTTCATCAAACTTCTTGATGCCAATATAGTCAGTGTAAGCAGGACGGTGAATACGACATGGTTTATTGCCTTTTGTCATGATCAGCGCGTATGGCTTTTTCGCTTCTAGTCTTGCTGAATCAGACAGTTCGGACAGTTTCACGCTGCGAACTCGCTTGTCGTCCGCAAACAGACCCAAGCCTTTCTCTTTTACAGGATTTAGTTCTGTATCACCATTGTTTTCAACAAGGTCATATTCTTTGTAACCCATGAAGGTGAAGTTGTGCTCACCTAACCAACGCAAAAATGCAATAGTTTCATCCATACGATCCTTTTGGATCGTTACTCGTTCTTTATTCTGTTCAAGTTGATCAGTAACGACTTTCAGCTTGTCGACCATCTTTTTCCAGTCGCTTACGACAAGGCGCGTATCAGAAAGGATGTCTAATAGCTCAGCTTTAAGAGCCAGCATCTCTTCTTTACTGGTAAGACGGTCAACTTCGATATGGAACAAAGACTGAAGAACACCACCTTCACCGTTTACATCGATAATGTGGCCCTTCTCATCTCGTTGAAGTTGAGTTGGATTGTTCAACATAAGATGAGACACCAAATCTAGACGAGCTAAGGCCATCTTGATTGAGTCCACTAAGAACGGGCTATCTGGAACAACAATTTCTACGATTGTGTGAGTCGATTGCCAACCTTGACGACTGACGGTCGGGTTGAAGACTTGTACAGAAACATCTTCAGGTTTTTTTTCGTTGATATGGTGCCAAAGGCTGATTACGGCACCATAGAGATCGGATTCATTTCGCTGGACCAGGTCATCATCGGAAATATTACTAAATAAGTGTTGAGCAAGTTTAGTTACAAGCGTCTGGTGAGAAAGCTCGAGTTTGTCTTGAATCAGTTGGTACACTTTTTCAAGCAGAACCGGCACTACATTTTCACGCGCGGTCATATTCACACTCCACAGAATAATTGTTGTTTTGTAGGGGGACTTAGCAACAGGAAAACTTCCGGAAACTAAGCATTGGTAATGCATACGATCCATTGTAAAAGGATAATTACAAATGTTTAACAACTATTAGCAGTGATATGAGGTGAAATGTCTGATTCTGTGACTAAGATTCCTATTTAAACATCTAGAAATACCTTTCTTCACAGAGTTTCCAACTTGATAAACTTATTATTTTGGTCAGTTGTTAGTCTAAACTGCCCTCTAACCCCGAGTTGGCTAAGAAATGGTCGAAATTTAGCTGCAGGTAACTGAAGTCTTAAACCGTGATGTGTCACAACCTGGATAGCGTTTGAAACACCAGAGTAATGGGAAACAAATGTTTGATATGGAATGTTGAGAGAAAAATAATAATGCTTCATGGAAAATAAAATGTCATAGAACAAGGACAAGTGTCAATCGCTTAACAATATATCTACGTCATTCCGAGGAGCCACGGCGACATCAGGAATCTAGTATCAGCGAGCTTCAGTTCACAACAGCAAATCACCACATCAGTGCACTGGGAAAGTAGATCCTGAATCACGCTCCTTCGTCGCTGTTCAGGATGACGGGAAACTTGGACATGGCGTTCGCTGTTAAACAAATGGCATTCACGAAAAAGGGCGGCCGTTGAGACCACCCTATTCGTTTGTCGACTATTCGTCTAGCGCCTTAGTGACTTTTTCAAACAAGTCTTTGGCAAGATTATCCATCGCTTTAAGCTTTTCAAGTTCTGCACGAATCAACGCTTGGCGACTTTCATCGTATTTACGGAACTTAAGTAACGGATCAATCAGACGAGATGCCACTTGCGGGTTGGTGTCATTCAACTGACGCAGAATCTCACCCGCAAACAGATAACCTGAACCTGACTTATGGTGAAAATGCACCGGGTTTGCACTCAAGAACGAACCGATCAAGCTACGAATACGGTTCGGGTTTTTCAAACTGAATGCTTCGTGTGACATGGTTGCTTTCACTTTCTCAAGCGCATCTTCAGCTGGATTGCAACCTTGCAGTACAAACCACTTGTCCATAACCAGACCATCGTGTTTCCACTTGTCGCTATAATCCGCCATGAGTGCTTCACGGCATTCAAGCTGTGCAGTATTCGCGGCCGTCATCGCAGCAATCGAATCTGTCATGTTGTTTGCAGATTCATACTGCGCCAGAACAAGTTGGTTGCCCTTCTCAGTATGCGCCAGGAACTGAAGACACTGATTACGTAACGCACGTTTACCAATAGCATCGTGATCGATTGAGTACTCTGTTTGCTTTAACGTATGGTAAGTCGCACTCAGCTCATCTTCTAACTCTTTAGAAAGTGACAGTGTCATACTATTCAATACGGTATCAACCGCATCGATATCAATCTGTTGATACCAACCAGTGATTTCATTAATCGAAGGTAGAGACAGCACGTGCGCGATGAATGCCGGCTCAAGGTTCGCATCAAGCAGCACGCCACGGAACGCGTCAAGCAGCTCTTGAGAAAGTTTTACTTCCTCACCTTCTTGAACGTTAGTCACATTTTGACGGATGTATTTCGCCAGCAACATTTGGCTTGCATCCCAGCGAGCAAAATCGTTCGTCGCATGTTTCATCAGGAAGATGAGTTCTTCGTCGCTGTAATCGTATTCCAGTTTTACTGGTGCGGAGAACTCGCGTAGTAATGATGGCACTGGTTTAACAGCGACATTTTCAAACACGAAAGTTTGTTTGTCTTGTTTGATGTCCAAAACATTGTGAACAGGTTCTCCATTGATAATTAATGGAATTACCTGACCTTTGTCGTCGTACAGTTCAATATCAAATGGAATATGCAGCGCTTGTTTTTCCGCTTGATCAGGTGTTGCCTCAGTAAACTGCTCAACAGTTAAGGCATAAGTTTTTGCTTCTGCGTTGTACTCGCTGTTCACCCGCAATGTTGGCGTACCCGACTGGCTGTACCATAGGCGGAATTGTTGTAGGTCGACGCCTGTTGCGTCTTCCATCGCCGATACAAAATCTTCACATGTTGCGGCTGTGCCATCATGACGCTCAAAGTAAAGCTTCATGCCTTTTTGGAAACCTTCCTCGCCTAGCAATGTGTGATACATGCGAATGACTTCACTGCCTTTCTCATAAACAGTGAGCGTGTAAAAGTTATTCATCTCGATAACTTTATCTGGACGAATTGGGTGTGACATTGGGCTTGAATCTTCAGCAAACTGAGGACCACGAATAATACGAACATTATCGATACGGTTAACCGCACGAGAGCCAAGATCAGACGAAAATTCTTGATCACGGAAAACCGTTAAGCCTTCTTTGAGACTGAGCTGGAACCAATCGCGACAAGTCACGCGGTTACCGGTCCAGTTATGGAAGTACTCGTGACCAATCACAGCTTCAATACCCAGATAATCGCGGTCTGTCGCCGTTTGGTCATTGGCTAGAACGAACTTCGAGTTAAAGACGTTCAGACCTTTGTTTTCCATCGCGCCCATATTGAAGAAATCAACGGCCACGATCATGTAGATATCAAGATCATACTCAAGGCCAAAGCGTTCTTCGTCCCACTTCATGGAATTGATCAGTGACGTCATTGCATGCGGAGCACGGTCAAGGTTTCCTTTATCAACAAAGATCTCTAACTCGACATTGCGACCAGACATTGTGGTGTACTTATCGCGTAGCACATCAAAATCACCAGCGACCAGTGCAAACAAGTACGCTGGTTTTGGATGCGGGTCTTGCCATTGAACCCAATGACGACCGTTTTCCGCTTTGCCTTGTGCAATACGGTTACCGTTGCTGAGCAAGTAAGGGTATGTCCCTTTATCGGCAATCACTTTCGTCGTGTATTTTGCCAATACGTCTGGACGATCCAGGTAGTACGTGATACGACGGAAACCTTCGGCTTCACACTGAGTACAGAAAGCACCACCAGATTTGTATAAACCTTCAAGTGCCGTATTCGCTTCAGGATCAATCTTAGTAATGATCTCAAGTTCAAATTCAGCTGGTAGATCAGAAAGAACCAGAGATGCTTCTTTCACTTCATGATGAGCCCAGTCTTCGCCATTCACTTTGACAGAGCGAAGCTCCAACCCCTCACCATCTAACTCTAACGTTGTGAGCTTACCTTTTTGAATGACTGTTGATACCGCGGTAACGATCGTGTCGTTATCAAATAGATCAAACGTGAGATCAATGTCGGTAATGGTATGAGATGGCGCTTGATAATCTTTGCGATATTTAGCTTGGGGAGCTTGGGACATGTCCATAAATCCTTGTCTGTCGAAGAATAAAAAACCACTTCTTTGAGGACTAAAATGTCGAAGTGGTATCACTATATAAGCTATTAGTAGTGCTTGTGGTATCAAAACACAAGCCTTTACGCTAAAAAATAGAGCTAATAGTGTACTAGCTCTACTTTCTGGTTAACATATGTACAACATAACTTGTATTCACGAGGGTTACTACACGGTTAACATTTATCGATGATTATTATTGTGTCACCCTATTTAAAACCGCGTACATATCACCATTTGAATCTTCTATCGTCAATTCGTTTTTGTTGAGCTTATATGTTGTTCCGTGCTCGCCATTTTCATACAAAAGAACGAGATACTCATCTTCAGTATAAAATACGCCTTGTTTTATTGACTCTTTGCCTGCCTCATTAGAAACGCGGAACAAAAATACGAAGTCAGGCTGAAGTATTAAATCCATGTGGTTGATATTACTCGCGGCAAGGCCATCACCAGACACATGAGAGCTAGACCAAATTCCAGCAAGTGCATTTGAGAGTCCTTTGGTGAAGGTGACGCCATTGAGGTCAAGCGTGTTGTGGTTATTCTGGTACGCATATATTTGAGGCTCGTCCGTATTCAGGCCAAGCACAATCGTTTCTTCGTTGACATTGTACAATCCCTCCCAGTGATCAACGGAATAGTCCTTTTTCTGTATATCGATGGAAAACATATAGTCAGAGCCCAAAGACAATTTGATGGCACGAAAATTTTCTGCCGAATCTCCTGGGTTCTGATTCAGCAAGTACCAATCCCCGATCAAGAACGGGGTGTCAAAGTGACTTAATTCTTCTTCACGAGTGTTGTCTGCGCTAAACACACTAAAACAAAAAAAACTAAGTAAAATAAAGAACCATTTCATACCGGCATCCTTATCGTTTTCTTTTAGCTTAGGCTTTAGTCACCTGTTTCGCGAAATATTTGAACTTCATCACGTAAATTGTTGGTACAAAAAAAGCGAATATTTATCTCAATATGGCTTGAAATTAGCGATAAAAAGACATAAAAAAAGAGCGAGTCACAAGGACTCGCTCTTATTGTATTGAATTTTTAGTCGTTATGACTGATTGGTTGCTTTTAACATATCAATCATAATTGAGACAGATTCATCGAGATAAACATCAGGAGCTTCGTAGTCTTTAGGCACATCCTCTAATGATTTAAATGCCTTTTTACCCAATGATGCCTGGCGTTCATTAATGCGTTTCAGGCGAAGCTTGTCTTCCGAGTCTTGTTCATCTTTACGCACTTTTTCATTAAGCGACAGGAAGTTATTGTCTTTTTCCTGACGATACTTCTCTATATCTTCTTTGATGAAGCGGAATTCCATTTCATCTGCGATACGCTTGTTGTGCAACTTAGCCAAACTATCTACTAATGTATCCTTACTCGGGTACATTGTGTAATTTGCCTTATCGATGCTATCCCATGGTAATGCGTTCTCTTCAACACTTTCACCAGTTTCGGACGCTTCAATTGGCGTTGGATAAGCGATATCCGGCGCTACCCCACGATTCTGGGTACTACCACCATCAATGCGGTAGAACTTCTGGATGGTGTATTGAACATATCCTAGTTCTTTATCAAAAAGATCGTAAATATGGTTCAACGAGCGGTGCTGCTGAACAGTGCCCTTACCAAAGGAGTTCTCACCAAGAATGATCGCACGATTATAATCTTGCAACGCTGCTGCAAAGATCTCGGAAGCGGATGCACTGTAACGGTTGATTAAAACCGTTAACGGGCCATCGTAACTGATTTGTCCATCGGTATCCGCATTGACTTTAATTCGACCGTAACTATCACGAACCTGGACAACCGGACCTTCTTTGATGAATAGTCCCGTTAGTGCCGTGGCTTCTGTTAAAGCACCGCCACCGTTGTTACGTAAGTCGACGATCACACCGTCAACATTCTTAGTTTTAAACTCTGCCAACAGTTTGTCAGTATCTTTTGACAACCCGACATAAAAGCTCGGCACTTCCAAAACGCCAATTTTCTTGCCGTCTTTCTCGATGACTTCTGACTTAACAGCTCGGTCTTCCAAACGAACTTTGTCACGAACAATGGTGACAATGTGACTTTTTGCTCCAGCACCCTCTGGTAAGATCTGGAGGTTAACCTTGGTTCCTTTCGGGCCTTTGATTAACTGCACCACATCGTCTAAACGCCAGCCAATAATGTCGACAATTTCTTCGCCATCTTGACCCACACCTATTATTCTATCACCTTCACCAAGCTGCTTACTTTTTGAAGCTGGCCCACCAACAACGAGCGAACGAATAACCGTGTAATCATCCGTCATTTGGAGAACAGCACCGATACCTTCCAAAGATAGGTTCATTTCTGACTGGAACTGTTCCGCGTTACGAGGAGAAAGGTAGCTGGTATGCGGATCAACTTGTCGTGAGAAGGCATTCATATAGAGCTGAAATGCGTCTTCGTTATTGGTTTGAGTAATTCGCTTCATCGCATTGTTATAACGCTTCTCTAAAACTTCTTTGATTTCTGGCCACTCTTTGCCAGTCAATTTCAGATTGAGCGCGTCATACTTAACACGTTTTCGCCATAACTCATTAATTTCCGACTCATTTTTTGGCCATGCTGCTTCTGAACGATCAAGTTCGAGCTCGTCGTCGTTATCAAATTTGATTTCTTTGTCTAGCAAGGTCAACGCGTAAGCAAAACGTTCAAAACGTTTTTGCATAGACAGATTATAAACATCGAATGCGATCTGATTGTTGCCAGCTTTGAGCTGATCATCCAGTTCAACAGACCAATTTTTGAAGGCGTCTATATCTGCTTGAGT belongs to Vibrio sp. STUT-A11 and includes:
- the pepN gene encoding aminopeptidase N — translated: MSQAPQAKYRKDYQAPSHTITDIDLTFDLFDNDTIVTAVSTVIQKGKLTTLELDGEGLELRSVKVNGEDWAHHEVKEASLVLSDLPAEFELEIITKIDPEANTALEGLYKSGGAFCTQCEAEGFRRITYYLDRPDVLAKYTTKVIADKGTYPYLLSNGNRIAQGKAENGRHWVQWQDPHPKPAYLFALVAGDFDVLRDKYTTMSGRNVELEIFVDKGNLDRAPHAMTSLINSMKWDEERFGLEYDLDIYMIVAVDFFNMGAMENKGLNVFNSKFVLANDQTATDRDYLGIEAVIGHEYFHNWTGNRVTCRDWFQLSLKEGLTVFRDQEFSSDLGSRAVNRIDNVRIIRGPQFAEDSSPMSHPIRPDKVIEMNNFYTLTVYEKGSEVIRMYHTLLGEEGFQKGMKLYFERHDGTAATCEDFVSAMEDATGVDLQQFRLWYSQSGTPTLRVNSEYNAEAKTYALTVEQFTEATPDQAEKQALHIPFDIELYDDKGQVIPLIINGEPVHNVLDIKQDKQTFVFENVAVKPVPSLLREFSAPVKLEYDYSDEELIFLMKHATNDFARWDASQMLLAKYIRQNVTNVQEGEEVKLSQELLDAFRGVLLDANLEPAFIAHVLSLPSINEITGWYQQIDIDAVDTVLNSMTLSLSKELEDELSATYHTLKQTEYSIDHDAIGKRALRNQCLQFLAHTEKGNQLVLAQYESANNMTDSIAAMTAANTAQLECREALMADYSDKWKHDGLVMDKWFVLQGCNPAEDALEKVKATMSHEAFSLKNPNRIRSLIGSFLSANPVHFHHKSGSGYLFAGEILRQLNDTNPQVASRLIDPLLKFRKYDESRQALIRAELEKLKAMDNLAKDLFEKVTKALDE
- a CDS encoding DUF2835 domain-containing protein — encoded protein: MKHYYFSLNIPYQTFVSHYSGVSNAIQVVTHHGLRLQLPAAKFRPFLSQLGVRGQFRLTTDQNNKFIKLETL
- the prc gene encoding carboxy terminal-processing peptidase, whose translation is MNCRSKVTLIAASLLLAASAQALEAKLHKDDLPVLTPEVQHETASKRVTSRFTRSHYKHFSLDDDFSKAIFERYIELLDYNRNIFTQADIDAFKNWSVELDDQLKAGNNQIAFDVYNLSMQKRFERFAYALTLLDKEIKFDNDDELELDRSEAAWPKNESEINELWRKRVKYDALNLKLTGKEWPEIKEVLEKRYNNAMKRITQTNNEDAFQLYMNAFSRQVDPHTSYLSPRNAEQFQSEMNLSLEGIGAVLQMTDDYTVIRSLVVGGPASKSKQLGEGDRIIGVGQDGEEIVDIIGWRLDDVVQLIKGPKGTKVNLQILPEGAGAKSHIVTIVRDKVRLEDRAVKSEVIEKDGKKIGVLEVPSFYVGLSKDTDKLLAEFKTKNVDGVIVDLRNNGGGALTEATALTGLFIKEGPVVQVRDSYGRIKVNADTDGQISYDGPLTVLINRYSASASEIFAAALQDYNRAIILGENSFGKGTVQQHRSLNHIYDLFDKELGYVQYTIQKFYRIDGGSTQNRGVAPDIAYPTPIEASETGESVEENALPWDSIDKANYTMYPSKDTLVDSLAKLHNKRIADEMEFRFIKEDIEKYRQEKDNNFLSLNEKVRKDEQDSEDKLRLKRINERQASLGKKAFKSLEDVPKDYEAPDVYLDESVSIMIDMLKATNQS